From one Rosa rugosa chromosome 4, drRosRugo1.1, whole genome shotgun sequence genomic stretch:
- the LOC133742022 gene encoding uncharacterized protein LOC133742022 gives MAFSTTAAMNSGYSLHNIEPLNGSNFKTWKERIELYLGLQGLDVCFREPQPVLNETSTEAIIVKHREWHRTNRMAKLIMKQTMSPVVRGGVAEPDTALGFMTAIGLKFKENEKAEISALLDQLLGMKFDTSESVREHIMKIIHITTRLGELEIVFPDAFIVHLALIRLPPSFGPLKTAYFSQKEKWDLNGLIAICVQEEELIKSHGTVSVNLVNKQKWKGKGKAVASSAANSGEGTSGTKPYQLGPKKGVNKGKKPGTFKCFFCKKEGHIKKNCKGFKDWLVKKGLHNKEGTKEK, from the exons cTATGAATTCTGGCTATTCTCTGCACAACATTGAGCCTCTTAATGGCTCAAATTTTAAAACATGGAAAGAGCGTATTGAGCTTTATCTTGGCCTCCAAGGACTTGATGTGTGTTTTAGGGAGCCTCAACCTGTTTTGAATGAGACTAGTACTGAGGCGATAATTGTGAAACACAGGGAGTGGCATAGGACCAATAGAATGGCCAAACTAATTATGAAACAAACCATGTCACCTGTGGTGAGGGGTGGTGTCGCTGAACCTGATACGGCCTTGGGATTTATGACTGCTATTGGCCTGAAGTTTAAGGAGAATGAGAAAGCAGAGATTTCAGCCTTACTAGATCAGCTTTTAGGCATGAAGTTTGACACCTCAGAGAGTGTTAGGGAGCATATAATGAAAATTATTCACATAACCACTAGACTTGGTGAACTGGAGATTGTGTTCCCTGATGCCTTCATTGTTCACTTGGCCCTGATCCGTCTTCCTCCTAGTTTTGGCCCACTGAAGACTGCATACTTTTCACAGAAGGAAAAATGGGACTTGAATGGGCTTATAGCAATTTGTGTGcaggaagaagagctaattAAGAGCCATGGGACTGTGTCTGTGAATCTAGTTAACAAGCAGAAATGGAAGGGTAAGGGCAAAGCTGTAGCGTCTAGTGCTGCAAATTCTGGTGAGGGCACAAGCGGGACTAAGCCATATCAACTTGGTCCTAAGAAGGGCGTCAATAAGGGCAAGAAACCTGGGACATTTAAGTGTTTTTTCTGCAAGAAGGAAGGGCACATTAAAAAGAACTGTAAGGGTTTTAAGGATTGGCTGGTGAAAAAGG GGCTTCATAACAAGGAGGGCACCAAGGAAAAATGA